The following proteins are encoded in a genomic region of Gimesia algae:
- a CDS encoding formylglycine-generating enzyme family protein, with the protein MNHLKNVVSVRQLAVLVTLLFSLLMGLVRLSAEEKLDSPPLDSSGKTELLKLFVKELVSITPGKGKFPQTFQMGSTTGEPSERPVHKVIMSDDFWMSRYEVPQNLYQAVMGNNPSRWGGPRNSAEMFDWQTANEFCRKLTSELKKAKLIAADEVIRLPSEAEWEYCCRAGTSTEYSFGDQPQKQGDEGKQARILDEYAWHTGNAAGNDPPVGALKPNPWGLYDMHGYLWEFVADPWHDSYQNAPGDGSVWGTVTIDKPVVVRGGAWTDPYNRLRSASRRQEAATTASPALGLRCVKAKVKKSEN; encoded by the coding sequence ATGAACCATCTCAAAAATGTCGTATCCGTCAGGCAACTGGCTGTTCTGGTCACTCTGTTGTTTTCCCTGCTGATGGGGCTGGTGAGGCTGTCCGCGGAGGAGAAACTGGACTCCCCCCCTCTGGACTCCAGCGGGAAGACAGAGTTATTGAAACTGTTTGTCAAAGAGCTGGTGTCAATCACACCCGGAAAAGGGAAGTTCCCCCAGACGTTTCAGATGGGATCGACTACAGGAGAGCCGAGCGAAAGACCTGTTCATAAAGTTATAATGTCAGACGATTTCTGGATGAGTCGGTATGAAGTCCCCCAGAATCTGTATCAGGCTGTCATGGGAAATAACCCCAGTCGCTGGGGAGGGCCTCGCAATTCGGCAGAAATGTTTGACTGGCAGACCGCGAATGAATTCTGTCGGAAACTGACCTCTGAACTGAAGAAAGCAAAGTTGATTGCGGCGGATGAAGTGATACGTCTGCCCAGCGAAGCCGAGTGGGAGTACTGCTGCCGGGCCGGGACGAGCACGGAATACAGCTTTGGTGATCAACCTCAGAAACAGGGAGATGAGGGCAAACAGGCTCGGATTCTGGACGAATATGCATGGCATACCGGAAATGCAGCAGGAAATGACCCTCCTGTGGGAGCTCTGAAACCGAATCCGTGGGGCCTGTATGACATGCACGGTTATCTGTGGGAGTTCGTCGCTGACCCCTGGCATGATAGCTATCAAAATGCTCCCGGTGACGGCAGTGTCTGGGGCACTGTCACCATCGATAAGCCAGTGGTAGTGCGTGGCGGCGCCTGGACGGACCCTTACAACCGCCTGCGATCTGCCTCTCGCAGGCAGGAAGCAGCAACTACTGCCAGTCCTGCACTGGGGTTACGATGTGTGAAAGCAAAAGTGAAAAAATCGGAAAACTAG
- a CDS encoding isochorismatase family protein codes for MSESPNLIPRSIDLLSHQECQLVVVDVQEKLLPVIPDADNLTHRIRQLLQAAQLFEIPLHCSEQYPKGLGATVPALAELLPAPREKLRFSAAACLGWETAANTVDSRTRIVLSGIEAHICVQQTALDLLAAGYRVIIPVDAIASRNQLDWEIAIKRMENSGASITTTEAILFEWCEVAGTPEFKQISRLVTEKPPITEKL; via the coding sequence ATGTCAGAGTCTCCGAACTTAATTCCACGCAGTATTGATCTCCTGTCACATCAGGAATGCCAGCTGGTTGTGGTCGACGTTCAGGAAAAACTCCTGCCGGTCATTCCGGATGCGGACAATCTGACGCATCGCATCCGTCAACTGCTGCAGGCAGCACAACTGTTTGAAATCCCGCTACACTGTTCCGAACAATATCCCAAAGGACTGGGGGCAACCGTCCCCGCGCTGGCAGAATTACTGCCGGCGCCCAGAGAAAAACTGCGATTCAGTGCCGCCGCGTGTTTAGGCTGGGAAACTGCCGCTAATACTGTCGACAGCCGCACACGTATTGTGCTGTCTGGAATTGAAGCGCATATCTGCGTACAGCAGACGGCTCTGGATTTGTTAGCCGCCGGTTATCGCGTTATCATTCCCGTAGATGCCATTGCCAGTCGAAATCAGCTGGACTGGGAAATTGCAATCAAACGGATGGAAAACTCAGGCGCCAGCATCACGACGACCGAAGCAATTCTGTTTGAATGGTGTGAGGTCGCTGGCACTCCGGAATTCAAACAGATCAGCCGGCTGGTAACCGAAAAACCCCCGATAACCGAAAAACTATAG
- a CDS encoding pyridoxal-phosphate-dependent aminotransferase family protein produces MTIEHHLHPPIAPPRRTLMGPGPSDVAASVLAALGAPTVGHLDPYFLKVMDEVQDMLRTIFHTTNELTLAVSGTGSAGMEACVVNLLEPGDKIVVCTNGVFGARMADVAGRIGAEVVQIHRPFGEVFSVEEVIDVLQKEKPKVLGIVHAETSTGAAQSLKEISEAVHEADALLLVDCVTSLGGMPVKIDEWDIDAAYSGTQKCLSCPPGLSPVTFSSRAVAAMDARKTKVSSWYLDMSMVRSYWGDSRAYHHTAPINMNFGLHQALRLVLEEGMENRYSRHYANHCALKTGLNAIGIEFAVAEDHQLPMLNAVNIPDGVDDAAIRGQLLKRFGIEIGGGLGPLKGKTWRIGLMGESSQSTHVLLFLAALEQCLLHAGYQLSPGAGVAAANDFYRTTITD; encoded by the coding sequence ATGACCATTGAACATCATCTGCATCCCCCGATTGCTCCGCCCCGTCGTACTCTGATGGGCCCTGGTCCCAGTGATGTTGCCGCCAGTGTGCTGGCTGCACTGGGCGCACCGACTGTAGGACACCTCGATCCCTATTTTCTGAAGGTGATGGATGAAGTTCAGGATATGCTGCGAACCATTTTCCACACAACGAACGAACTCACACTCGCAGTAAGTGGCACGGGGAGTGCCGGAATGGAAGCCTGTGTGGTCAACTTACTGGAACCGGGTGACAAGATCGTTGTCTGTACGAACGGCGTGTTTGGTGCCCGCATGGCAGATGTCGCAGGTCGCATTGGCGCGGAAGTCGTACAGATCCATCGCCCCTTCGGTGAAGTTTTCTCAGTAGAAGAAGTGATTGATGTCCTGCAGAAAGAAAAGCCCAAAGTCCTGGGCATCGTGCACGCGGAAACATCCACGGGTGCAGCCCAGTCCCTGAAAGAGATTTCTGAAGCCGTTCACGAAGCGGATGCGTTGCTGCTGGTTGATTGCGTGACTTCACTGGGCGGGATGCCCGTCAAAATTGACGAATGGGATATCGACGCGGCCTACAGTGGCACTCAGAAATGCCTGAGCTGTCCTCCCGGACTGTCCCCCGTGACCTTCAGCTCCCGTGCCGTCGCAGCCATGGACGCACGCAAGACGAAGGTTTCCAGCTGGTATCTGGACATGTCGATGGTCCGTTCGTACTGGGGTGATTCGCGTGCCTATCATCATACTGCACCGATTAACATGAATTTCGGCCTGCATCAGGCCTTACGCCTGGTCCTCGAAGAGGGCATGGAGAACCGCTATTCGCGTCACTATGCTAACCATTGTGCCCTCAAAACCGGTCTGAATGCGATAGGTATTGAGTTTGCGGTCGCCGAAGATCACCAACTTCCCATGCTGAACGCCGTCAATATCCCGGATGGTGTAGATGATGCTGCTATTCGTGGTCAGTTGCTGAAGCGGTTTGGCATTGAAATTGGCGGCGGCCTGGGACCTCTGAAAGGCAAGACCTGGCGCATCGGCCTGATGGGAGAAAGCAGTCAGAGCACCCATGTGCTGCTGTTCCTGGCGGCCCTGGAGCAGTGCCTGCTGCATGCAGGCTATCAACTCTCTCCCGGTGCCGGTGTAGCTGCTGCAAACGATTTTTACCGCACAACGATTACAGACTGA
- a CDS encoding oxidoreductase, with protein MQTVLITGASAGFGKLVAEKLLAKGFTVYAAARRVEKMRDLESLGAHIMHMDVTDTESVNTGVAKVIEEQQRIDVLFNNAGYGSYGTIEDVPLEEIQRQYDVNVFGMGRLVQAVLPQMRKQGSGRIINTASVVGHVSTAVLGWYASTKHAVEAFSDALRMEVKSLGIEVVVIEPGAVKTEFDEVAFATLDSLDHAEDYKPLVAAFRKFTGDLYSKSPGPESTANAVVKAIEAKKPKTRYATTLDAKLLPRVKRLFSDKLFDKIVLSQMK; from the coding sequence ATGCAAACGGTATTGATCACGGGCGCGTCCGCTGGATTCGGGAAACTGGTTGCGGAAAAACTGCTGGCGAAAGGGTTTACCGTCTATGCCGCGGCCCGTCGGGTCGAAAAAATGCGCGACCTGGAATCCCTGGGCGCGCATATCATGCATATGGATGTGACGGATACCGAATCAGTCAACACTGGTGTCGCGAAGGTGATCGAAGAACAGCAGCGCATTGATGTGCTGTTCAACAACGCGGGTTACGGTTCGTATGGCACGATTGAAGATGTGCCCCTGGAAGAGATTCAGCGTCAATACGATGTGAACGTGTTTGGCATGGGCCGACTTGTACAGGCGGTACTGCCGCAGATGCGGAAACAGGGCTCCGGACGAATCATCAACACCGCGTCGGTGGTCGGCCATGTCTCGACCGCCGTGCTGGGCTGGTATGCATCGACGAAGCACGCTGTCGAAGCCTTTTCTGATGCACTGCGGATGGAAGTCAAATCGCTGGGCATTGAAGTGGTCGTCATTGAACCGGGGGCCGTCAAAACCGAATTTGACGAAGTCGCGTTTGCCACGCTGGACAGCCTGGATCACGCGGAAGATTACAAACCCCTGGTCGCCGCGTTTCGCAAATTCACCGGCGATCTCTACTCCAAAAGCCCGGGGCCGGAAAGTACCGCCAATGCGGTTGTCAAAGCGATCGAAGCGAAGAAGCCCAAAACCCGGTACGCAACCACCCTGGATGCCAAACTGCTCCCCCGGGTCAAACGACTCTTCAGCGATAAACTGTTCGATAAAATTGTATTGAGCCAGATGAAGTAG